The window TTTACATATCATACAATATACTGCAATTGTTTTAATGGTTGCGATATTGCTTAATCCTTATCAGGTTAAAGCGCAGGATTTTCAATTTTCGCAATATCATGAATCACCCTTATATTTAAATCCTGCATTTACAGGTTTGGGTAAAATGCACAGAATCACATTAAACTCACGTGTTCAATGGCCTAGTTTACCAAAAGCATACGTTACCAATGCTTTAGCCTACGATTACAATATGGACTATCTAAGCAGTGGATTTGGCTTAATGCTAACACGAGATGTTGCAGGATCTGGAAACTTAGGTAATACAAATGCAAGCTTTTTATATTCCTATAGAATTGGCATTGCTGATAAGTTAGTTTTAAGTACTGGCCTACAATTTGCTTATAACTTCACAGGGTTAAATCAAAATGGCTTAACTTTAGGAGATCAATTATTGGATAATAGAGGCATATCATTTGATTCCGAATTGTCTAATATTCAAAACATTCAATATTTTGATTTTGCTGGTGGAGTGCTTTTGTATGGCAAATCCTTATGGGCTGGTTTGGCGCTACATCATTTAACGCAACCTGAAATCTCCTTAATAGGAGATTCAAATCCATTAAGAATGAAAATTAGTGCCCATGGAGGAATTAGAATCCCTTTATATAGAGGATCAACAAAGTTAGAGTACCTGTCGAGTATTGCTCCTTCATTTGTTTATAAAAGGCAAGGCATAAATGATCAGCTTGATCTGGGAATAAATTGGCATTACGATCCTATTTCAGCAGGGCTTTGGTACAGAGGAGTACCACTTGGTAAAACTACTCCTAATGAAAGTTTATACGATAGAGATGCTCTTATATTTAAATTTGGATTGCTTTTCCCTGATTTTCAAGTGGGATATAGTTATGATTTCACCATATCAGATTTAGGAGGTGCTTCAGGTGGGGCGCATGAGATTTCTATAATTTTTGATTTCGAAGCTAAGTTGGCAAAGAAAAGGAAAAAACAGTTTTTACCTTGCCCAACCTTTTAAATATTATTTCTCTGCTTTAATGCTCTCCTCATCATATAGCGTTCAACAATTACATCAATTGGCTTTAATAGAACAGCAATTCCCAATTTAAATAGAAAACCTATTTGGGGATTACCTACCTTTTGCTCCACAATTGGTTCTAAAAACCCTTCAGATAAAACAAATAATAGAATTGCAATTAAAAGTACTATGGATGATGCTTTTCTACCTACTTTGGCTTTAACTAACTGATCTATTGTATCCTGTAATAATTGATTATTTACTTTAAGGTCATCATTAATCTTGTTGATCTCATCAGACTGCTTTTTAAGCTTCTCATTAGCTTCATTAAGCTTAGAATGTAATCGGTCGCTAACCGATGTTAAAAGTTTTGCCTCTCCTATTAAGCGATCATACTTTTCACATAGAAGCTTATAGTTTTCCTTTACCTTCTCAGTAGGAATATTATCATCCTCTGCTAAAGCACGAACCTCATTCAGAAAATCAACTTCTGTCTGAAATACATCTGATTGGGTAAAGTTTTTTGACATATATTAAGCTTTAATCTCGACCATTTTAAAGGGCACCTTAATTATCTGTTTAAAGTCCTCTCCAGATTCTTCCATATCCTCATCTTCTTCTTCGTAATACCAATCAATGGCTATATCTTTTCCAGCTTCTTTAATTTTTTCTAATTTTCTAAAGATCTCTACTAAGCACTTAGATGAACTTGTATTGAAGTATTCCAATTTAACTTCAAAATTAGTAGAATCAAGCGGATTTTGAACATAATTATCTAACCAATCGAGCAACGGTCTATAAAACTCGATAGAATTCTCAGGAATAGATCTTCCCGATATTAAAAATGTATCCGCATCGGGATTAAAGTCAAGTTTTGGGGTTTTGGGTGTAGCCTCTAAAAAATATGCATCCATAGTTTTTTCCTTAATGTTTAATGTTTACTTGTAAACTAAAATAAGAATAATCATTATTGATGGATTGAAAACCATATTCTAAGGGTTGACCAGATTTTCTCACCATATCCATTATACCAAGGCCAGCCCTTCCTTTATCAGAAAAGACTCCTTCATCCAATCTATTACGATATTTTTCCCTCAATTCATCGTTCGAGAGCTGATTAATTTCCTGAATACGTTTTTTAAGGGGATCTGAAATAGATTGCTGGATGTAATTTCCAGATGTAATTTCATAAGTGGTAGGTCCTTTTACTACCATAATTAATATCTCATGGAATTTTTCATCTGCATTTTTTAATTCTCCCTCATTATGATAAATGTTTTGAAGTACCTCTACTAAAATATTAAAAACCTTCTTTTTAGTGCGTGAATTATACTCAACCATTGCCAATTTATTTTCAGCCAAGGTTAATAAGTTATTAGTTAGGCTATCAGTAATATTTCCCTGATAGGCTAACAATAACTCCTCACTCTCTTTAAGATTTTTAAATTTATTTAAGGTATCTAAC is drawn from Marivirga arenosa and contains these coding sequences:
- a CDS encoding PorP/SprF family type IX secretion system membrane protein, whose translation is MLKTRNLHIIQYTAIVLMVAILLNPYQVKAQDFQFSQYHESPLYLNPAFTGLGKMHRITLNSRVQWPSLPKAYVTNALAYDYNMDYLSSGFGLMLTRDVAGSGNLGNTNASFLYSYRIGIADKLVLSTGLQFAYNFTGLNQNGLTLGDQLLDNRGISFDSELSNIQNIQYFDFAGGVLLYGKSLWAGLALHHLTQPEISLIGDSNPLRMKISAHGGIRIPLYRGSTKLEYLSSIAPSFVYKRQGINDQLDLGINWHYDPISAGLWYRGVPLGKTTPNESLYDRDALIFKFGLLFPDFQVGYSYDFTISDLGGASGGAHEISIIFDFEAKLAKKRKKQFLPCPTF
- a CDS encoding DUF1987 domain-containing protein; its protein translation is MDAYFLEATPKTPKLDFNPDADTFLISGRSIPENSIEFYRPLLDWLDNYVQNPLDSTNFEVKLEYFNTSSSKCLVEIFRKLEKIKEAGKDIAIDWYYEEEDEDMEESGEDFKQIIKVPFKMVEIKA
- a CDS encoding SiaB family protein kinase — encoded protein: MLDTLNKFKNLKESEELLLAYQGNITDSLTNNLLTLAENKLAMVEYNSRTKKKVFNILVEVLQNIYHNEGELKNADEKFHEILIMVVKGPTTYEITSGNYIQQSISDPLKKRIQEINQLSNDELREKYRNRLDEGVFSDKGRAGLGIMDMVRKSGQPLEYGFQSINNDYSYFSLQVNIKH